Proteins co-encoded in one Magnetococcales bacterium genomic window:
- a CDS encoding BON domain-containing protein — translation MMKIRFINDFCRGMLLPGFLFFGGCNLPVKQVTGPELSSESYFDPSNNSVGMGSVTDGADVENDESSHANQDSNLELIQDDRLPRDRLADTKMEETIKRFFQERVTTPEEYVHVDVWEGRLLLTGHLNNPTPDFQKTLRRFLRARPHIRILYDHTQTMPVTNSFPFSQASQASSVRHSLSREPLPSVQVPTNVAPADLTGIEERLAMARGIRPANYRWRIKDNTVYLLGRAVSQTERDIVVNLFQKAPGVLKIEDYIQIKGE, via the coding sequence ATGATGAAAATCCGTTTTATCAATGATTTCTGCCGGGGCATGCTGCTTCCCGGTTTCCTGTTCTTTGGTGGGTGCAATTTGCCGGTTAAGCAGGTGACCGGGCCTGAACTTTCTTCGGAAAGTTATTTTGATCCCAGCAATAATTCAGTTGGCATGGGAAGCGTAACAGATGGTGCGGACGTGGAGAATGATGAGAGCAGCCATGCCAATCAGGACTCCAATCTTGAATTGATTCAAGATGACCGGTTGCCACGCGACCGGCTGGCCGATACAAAAATGGAAGAGACCATCAAACGTTTTTTCCAGGAGCGGGTCACCACCCCGGAAGAATATGTCCATGTCGATGTCTGGGAAGGACGGCTTCTGCTGACTGGCCACCTGAACAATCCCACACCAGACTTTCAAAAAACTCTGCGTCGTTTTCTGCGTGCGCGTCCCCACATTCGAATTCTGTACGATCACACACAAACGATGCCTGTAACCAATTCCTTTCCCTTTTCGCAAGCATCCCAGGCATCCTCTGTACGTCATTCACTTTCCCGAGAACCTTTACCATCCGTTCAGGTACCAACGAACGTGGCCCCGGCGGACCTCACCGGTATTGAAGAACGCCTGGCCATGGCTCGGGGTATCCGTCCGGCCAATTATCGTTGGCGTATCAAAGACAATACGGTCTACCTCCTGGGACGGGCTGTCAGCCAGACCGAACGCGATATCGTCGTGAATCTGTTTCAAAAAGCACCAGGTGTTTTGAAGATTGAGGATTATATCCAGATCAAGGGGGAGTAA